taaaagtgttttttttccttttcattcTGTTGGAGAATGCCCACGAAAAAAAAGCCGACGAGTgaaaccgtgttaaacgtaaaaagaaATCAGAAACATGTGACGGGAGATACTCCCTTGTCGCCTCACGAAGTGTGTCGGCGAGGTCACGAAGTGTGCCGGCGAGGTCACGAAGTGTGCCGGCGAGGTCACGAAGTGTGCCGACGAATTCACGAAGAGTGCCGACGAGGTCACGAAGTGTGCCAACGAAGTCACGGAATGTGCCGACGAGGTCACGAAGTGTGCCGACGAGGTCACGAAGTGTGCCGGCGAGGACACGGAATGTGCCGGCGAGGACACGGAATGTGCCAACGAGGACACGGAATGTGCCGACGAGGTCACGAAGTGTGTCGGCGAGGTCACGAAGTGTGCCGGCGAGGAGACGGAATGTGCCGGCGAGGACACGGAATGTGCCGACGAGTTCACGAAGTGTGTCGGCGAGGTCACGGAATGTGCCGGCGAGGACACGGAATGTGCCGACGAGGTCACGAAGTGTGCCGACGAGGTCACGAAGTGTGCCGGCGAGGTCACGAAGTGTGCCTACGAGGTCACGAAGTGTGTCGACAAGGTCACGAAGTGTGCCGACGAGGTCACGAAGTGTGCCGACGAGGTCACGAAGTGTGCCGACGAGGACACAGAATGTGCCGACGAGGTCACGAAGTGTGCCGACGAGGTCACGAAGTGTGCCGGCGAGGACACGGAATGTGCCGGCGAGGACACGGAATGTGCCGGCGAGGTCACGAAGTGTGCCGACGAGGTCACGAAGTGTGTCGACGAGGTCACGAAGTGTGCCGGCGAGGTCACGAAGTGTGCCGACGAGGTCACGAAGTGTGCCGACGAGGTCACTGAATGTGCCGACGAGGTCACGAAGTGTGCCGGCGTGGTCACGAAGTGTGCCGACAAGGACACGGAATGTGTCGGCGAGGTCACGAAGTGTGTCGGCGAGGTCACGGAATGTGCCGGCGAGGACACGGAATGTGCCGACGAGGTCACGAAGTGTGCCGGCGAGGTCACGAAGTGTGTCGGCGAGGTCACGAAGTGTGCCGGCGAGGTCACGGAATGTGCCGACGAGGTCACGAAGTGTGCCGGCGAGGTCACGAAGTGTGCCGACGAGGTCACGAAGTGTGCCGGCGAGGTCACGAAGTGTGCCGGCGAGGTCACGAAGTGTGCCGACGACGTCACGGATTGTGCCGGCGTGGTCACGAAGTGTGCCGACGAGGTCACGGATTGTGCCGGCGAGGTCACGAAGTGTGCCGGCGAGGTCACGAAGTGTGCCGGCGAGGTCACGGAGAGCACCGCTCCGCCGGGagcattgaaattgttgcatatgttttaacaacgtgacagcctaacgcaacggctcaaaaacacgcccaccttgagcgacacagaagTGGCaatggcgaatcatgttttcacggatactctggagcatgtgtggagttgACCTTATGATTTctaacgcttcaatgattcgctgtgtaagctcttctaccgtttctactggcgtagcgtagataagcccttttacgtaaccccacagaaagaaatctaacggggttaggtccggtgaccttggcggccatgcgacagggcccgctcgtccaatccatcggtttggaaatgtttggtttaaatactcttgcacttgcagggaaaaatgagttggtgccccgtcatgttggtactacatcacacgtcggacatgcaatggaacctcttcaagaagacctggtagttcgttctgaaggaagtggaggtatccggcgccggtaagtcgtggctgaagaaaaaaaggcccaatgagtacgccgtcaacaatactggcccacacattaactgaaaaacatccctggcgagctgtaacacacgttgcatgcggattgacatcattccgaacatgactgttgtgcgaattgagaatagcatcttgagtgaacttggcttcatcgctgaataaaaccgctaactcggggttcctcaatactcttcgaatgtaccaacgagaaaaggtcatgcgaagaggatagtccgccggacccatgtgttgcactttttgaaggtggtacgggtacaagagttgctcatgaagaactcgccaaacagccattttgtcagcgtccatatcggaaacttctgcccttgtgcttgtatccggactctcctcaaatctctgaagtacatcttatTCAAAACTGGGaatacgaaccctgcgtggagcaccagcatttggtcttgtgacggcacatgtaccagtatcacgcattcactgagtaagtcttgcaaacatggtgtgagctggaatcctacgacccgggtatcgttcttcgtacagacgacgggcggctcgtccattttgtctaacTTCCCCATAAagaagcagcatgtccgtgtactcactaaacgtgtacttcattgagctccactaaaacgtcgcccttttcagaaccacagcgaaagaaatgacaccacgagtttgcttgtacgacacaacagtcaacgacagaccaccagttatatcaaaacacactgcgacactgcgatgtcacgctgcgcagtgctatggcacggcacgaacggaagaaaagaggtgagggcgccaccaacggaagtaaaaaggggcgggggtcagcattcgacatcgtacagtcctctcgagcgctgcccggtgTCGTTAAAACGTAGTTCACCCCAGCATCGTCTGtttcgcacaaagcccaacgagTTGCCTATGCCTACGGCTACAgtggcttaactacgcgtttccggcaacatgtttactggcaaaaatggttgctaATAATAAGAtgaggccatttgtggcggcctcagtcgtcttgatttttattataaattttatggtgcgtaaagtttgttttaagatgagtaaattgttttataatattatttatagtattatactagttaatggtgtatgtaaattatttatttgttgttttgttgtac
This genomic stretch from Bacillus rossius redtenbacheri isolate Brsri chromosome 16, Brsri_v3, whole genome shotgun sequence harbors:
- the LOC134540349 gene encoding very low-density lipoprotein receptor-like; protein product: MWTCAGEVTKCAGEVTKCADEFTKSADEVTKCANEVTECADEVTKCADEVTKCAGEDTECAGEDTECANEDTECADEVTKCVGEVTKCAGEETECAGEDTECADEFTKCVGEVTECAGEDTECADEVTKCADEVTKCAGEVTKCAYEVTKCVDKVTKCADEVTKCADEVTKCADEDTECADEVTKCADEVTKCAGEDTECAGEDTECAGEVTKCADEVTKCVDEVTKCAGEVTKCADEVTKCADEVTECADEVTKCAGVVTKCADKDTECVGEVTKCVGEVTECAGEDTECADEVTKCAGEVTKCVGEVTKCAGEVTECADEVTKCAGEVTKCADEVTKCAGEVTKCAGEVTKCADDVTDCAGVVTKCADEVTDCAGEVTKCAGEVTKCAGEVTESTAPPGALKLLHMF